From Malaya genurostris strain Urasoe2022 chromosome 2, Malgen_1.1, whole genome shotgun sequence:
GTCAGCTTTGGATCACACACCTGTAATAGTTTGTAAATTTATATGGACCAGGGAATTGAATATTGAAatactttatagttctttatttTTCGATGTACTTTTAAAGCAAAACTCAGagttaatttaaaaattatggGTAAAAAATTGCGGTTTCCagtcaaattttcgattcaactaaTGTCTATTTCATGTTACACTTGATATACTTGGCACATAAATTTCACTTCTCTTGCGTATTGTTGAAATGCCTAATTTCCTTTACACTTCAAGACGCTTCTAAGGCTTTctctaacagaaacgaaaatttctatcaggtgtacaacattGCTTCCaccgatttttccaaaattaaaagttttattgcgaaaaagtgcttacagatgtagtattcaaagtattgtccgtcgctagtgacaactttttcccatctttccggaaattttcggatcccggttcgGAAAAAggggtcctcttttgacgctatccatgaagcaatctatttttccaactcttcgaaggattgaaaatgttgatctgccaggccgtgtgccatcgaacggaataggtggaagtcaaaaAGGgggacatctggggaatacggcgggtggggcaagacttcccatttcagcgtttacaggtactttttgacaacttttgcgacatgaggccgagcattgtcgtgttggaggatgactttggcatgtcgctcttgatattgtggccgctttgcttttagcgcgcgactaaggcgcatcagttgcgttcggtagtgatctcctgtgatggtttcacccggtttcaagagctcgtagtaaatcatacCGAGCTGattccaccaaatacaaatcataaccttggcgccgtgaatattcggttttgccttcaacGAAGTAGCatacccgggctttccccatgattttctgcgtttagtattatcgtatcgaacccactttttatcaccggttacgattctatgtaaaaaccccttgcgATTTtgcctttgaagcagttgctaacatacaaatagacggcgatcgatgtccctcggtttcaactcgtacggcacccaattTCCTTCATTCTGAATCTTGCCCAGGGCCTCGAGACGAAATCACCAttattaaaacgttgaaaccactcccgacacgttcttttactcagagcagcatcaccgtaagtttctgagacatttgcagctgcatttttttcgaattgtaacagaaaagtaaaatttccagcaaatggcgagaattgggcacataaacagacattttcgagcgtgaataatacgaaaacaagaacaactgtcactgaaacggcgatgacaattcgttaggcactgtacacactcactttaaaggcattatcatctatgtattttgaccagcctcagccggtacagccacctatcggaaaacggcggaagtaaagttgtacacctgatggtAAAACATTTGacaaatgaacaaatgaacaatctgcttctagtaggaaagggcagactatTAAACAGCCTTCATAGGGTCTGTCGGTGATGATAACCAGACAGCGACTGGCAcagtgattataaatatactctcctacCAAGTGCTTGAGCGGAGGAATAGATATTTAATTAGCGGCAAGAATCATTTCAGGAGTAATTTTTAACGTATCCATACGAACTAAGTTTTGAGAAACGTCCATAACAGCGACATCAGCTTCGTTGTCGGAAGCAGTATTTCCAGCAaatacgtttgaatcttcgaacctataagaagcagaaacaaccaaaacgtagtccgaaacaagacaacgatcaggccgagggttcgaaagctgtacaatacgattcttgctagaaatttgaactgcataatcatggacgacgaaacctacgtgaaactcgattacaaatccttgccgggaccacaatattatacggtgcgagggcaagtgttaaaccagtccgagacatcgattgaagtcgaaaaatgtggtaagaaagctatggtctggcaagcaatttgtagctgcggtaagatttcgaaacacttcatcacgactgcttcactgaacagcaaaatataaagggtgattttttaagagcttgagaacttttttaaacaataaaacgcataaaatttgcaaaatctcatcggttctttattttaaacgttagattggtacatgacatttactttttgaagataatttcatttaaatgttgaccgcggctgcgtcttaggtggtccattcggaaaatccgcttttttatcgacaaattttgttcagcgatgaggctcatttctggttgaatggctacgtaaataagcaaaactgccgcatttggagtgaagagcaaccagaagccgttcaagaactgcccatgcatcccgaaaaatgcactgtttggtgtggtttgtacgctggtggaatcattggaccgtattttttcaaagatgctgttgaacgcaacgttacagtgaatggcgatcgctatcgttcgatgctaacaaactttttgttgccaaaaatggaagaactgaacttggttgacatgtggtttcaacaagatggcgctacatgccacacagctcgcgattctatggccattttgagggaaaacttcggagaacaattcatctcaagaaatggaccggtaagttggccaccaagatcatgcgatttgacgcctttagactattttttgtggggctacgtcaagtctaaagtctacagaaataagccagtaactattccagctttggaagacaacatttccgaagaaattcgggctattccggccgaaatgctcgaaaaaattgcccaaaattggactttccgaatggaccacctaagacgcagccgcggtcaacatttaaatgaaattatcttcaaaaagtaaatgtcatgtaccaatctaacgtttaaaataaagaaccgatgagattttgcaaattttatgcgttttattgtttaaaaaagttctcaagctcttaaaaaatcaccctttacatcaaggaatgtttacaaaaacgacttctacccatgattcgaagccacaaggatcatgttgtcttctggccagatcttgcttcttgccactactcgaaatcaacggtagaatggtatacaaccaaaaatgtcactttcgtcccaaaagacatgaatccatcaaattgcccacaacttcgaccaattgaggaattttgggcattaccgaaggcacattttaggaaacatgtctcggcagccgaaaccattcaacagttcgaaaaagattggataaAAGTgtccgctcaattttttttcgaacgttCACATATGACATGTCAATTGAGCTTCCCATTATTGATAGCATTTACCACGCAAACGACGAAGAAACGTTCTTCGAAAATCATACATAACcgagtttttggttctccatacgtggttgaatctgtgtatgggcAGCTAAAAtgaaaggatattctatcgtttctcacccaatgtggtgaaGAGCAGAGagattcatcgttcttcctggagttaaTGAATCTTATTCTGTTTCTACCTTGAACGGTTTTTAGAAGATTGTGCGACATCTCTTATGGGGTGCCGAATCAACTTCTGATCATACATATAGCGAATTGTTCTGCATTCTCCCAGGAATCCAGAttggtgtcgcttttgcatcctttcggggatgcagtaTGAttcattttcttttgttttgtgctgttttcccaaatCACCCTTTTCACAACTccattccatgttccttttacccttcccttcccatccggAAAATGATACAAAGCAAGCTTCAGACCAgaaacttttgttttatttttattagctTTATTTATgttaatctaaaaaaatttccCGAGTCAAATAAATGTTCAGTTGAAGGAAAGATACCTTGAATAGGTTAGCGTATCATATAAAaacaaatgtacaaaaaaaatgtatcaaacaaacaaatcaatattgaaaacagaaacagaaaatatCATCTGGTCAATGAGTGAACAAGCCTTCATTGTCGTTTCGCTTCTCGCACATGACCTTATAGCTGGGTTTCTCCTGCACACGACGTTCGTAAGCCCGGACAGTTTGCATCATTTCCTCTTCACGCTACCTCAGTGAACACTACAGTGATCTTCGAACGATTGATTGATTGAATAGCTAGCTGCTATTCGAAACATTAGGTCAAAGCCGCACCTTGGGAAAAAAAAGACTCAAGAAAATACGATCCGACTACTTTCCACTCAATCTCGCATGGCCATCAATCTGATCGAATGAAATAATTGATTCCGAGCCAGCGATTCGATACATGTCGTCGTACCGGGTGAGTAAATCGGTGTAAAACGTGCAGTTAGTAGAAGGAGCCAGATTCTAGCCACTTGGCAAAAACGACTTCATTTAGTTTGCAAAGCAGttcttcaaattaaagctcttactGAAGTGCGTTTAAATCACCCAACCATCCACCACTTCTAATGACCATCCGTCaggcatttattatttcctCTTGCTCTGAACACTTCATCGCAACAAGAGCTTAGCCTTCCTCTTCGGCGTAACGTAGTAAGCAAGTTTATTAACAAATAACCACGGTTTACTAGAGGGGTATTTTCATAACATCATAACATGTGGTGAGCGCGGAGTTACTTATATAGCAGAGCAATTGTGGAAATATCCACCCCAGAGGCACTTTATGACACGCGATTTCAATGTCCCCGAAGAAACCCCATGGAAACTacattgatttgttgtgagggaaatcttttttttctctctcaaaCAAGCTAGATGAAGCCTAGTTAGCTCGAGATTGGTTGTTGATTATTGTGGTTATAGTAGATTGCCAATATTTATGAGTTAATGTGTGTACTGGCTTCTCTGTGTGCGAACAACTGCATTATGCGGCATTGGCACCGTTTTGCGAAGTTAATCTTCAGGAACGGCCTTCGCCACTTTCAGCTTGGGGAGCAGCTGCAGTAAgagttaaaaacaaaaaaaaagccccAATACACCCTTCGGCTACGATCCCACCGTCCATTTTAGTACTCCTTCGTCCAATGGATGCATTCACGTTGGCACTGTAAGCCAAACATTGcgattgcgattttttttcttgttactTGACGTCTGTTGCCGTTGCTGTTGGTAGAAAAACCTTTTCGGACGCAATCGATTTCTAGCTACGCGCCGCGCTCGAACGTAAATGCGAACGAAGAGGCACGGCCTTTGCAGCCTTCTGCAGTGGAAGTCatgcacgaccgaaatttgccTCACTGGTGCTGCACTCCGCACGGTTTCCCAAGACTTACGGGGGGGAAAGCGAGAAATGCGAAGCGGAAATTGTTCTCGAGTTATGATTTTCAATACCTGCATCGCTTCACCTAGGGCTTCCTTGCGTGGTTCACGATTCTGCCTACTAGAACACAGAGAGGAACGAACGCGAttcggtgtactttcaaatcgtgatattaaactgcaatctgaaataaaaaacaacaataaatcCAGTCATTTGTTGGAAATTGATCTCATCGGGTAAGCAACTCCTCATCTTTaccgatctcgtttgaaacagccagaatttttatttccaacatgtttgtatagttttttttaaataaatatttattggaatatgagttaaaattaaattatcaagATTtagattgggtgttcagccacaagtggtgactttttagccctattatatatatgatttggttattaccatgaagacatcatttgcttccgcagttCTGGGATTTTTGTGTagagaaaattgtaaacctacttgtattgtgtaatggggaaaggaacttttatactaacttactaactaatacagagagcgaatcgattcaattgaagattgcatcgatttttatcggaatttgcttatagtattatgtgacattacatctaatggttctatatttgtgagtctgtgtaactcatttgtactaaaccagggaggacgcttcaaaatcattttcagaattttattctgaatcctttgaagcgttttcttcctggtggaacaactcgaccaaattggtactgcataaagcatggctgatctgaaaatttgtttataaattaacaatttgttttttagacagagcttagaatttctgtttataagaggatataaacatttaatatatttattacactttgcctggattccttcaatgtgatccttgaaagtgagttttttgtcatacgttaaacctaagtatttagcttgatcagaccatatcaattccaagccattcaatttgagaatgtgattattgtttggtttcagaaaagaagctcttggcttatgaggaaagataattcattgcgtttttgctgcatttggtttaattttccattttgacagataatcactgaaaatatttaaacttctctgtaggcgactgcagatcactcttagatttctacctgtggctaacagacttgtgtcgtcacaaaatagcaatttctgacaaccaacgggtagatttggaagatcagaagtgaaaatattatacaagattggagctacgctcgaaccctgcggaacaccggctcgtacgggtagcaattcagatttacaattctgatagctaacctgaagagtacgatcaattaaataattttgaatcattttgatcaaataaataggaaactggaaatcagacatttttgctattaaacctttgtgccaaacactgtcgaatgctttttctatgtctaggagagcaactccagtggataaccaagaagatttatttgattttatcatgttcgttactctgacaagttgatgagtagttgaatgttcatgacgaaatccaagctgatctggtaaaaaattgaattttcatttatatgagacatcattctctacaagatattttattcaaaaactttactgatagaagaaagtaagctaattggtcgataacttgatgtttctgctgggcttttatcaggtttgaggataggaattactttagcgtttttccatctttttgggaagtaagctaatgaaaaccacttgttgaaaattttaaccagaagtCTCCAGGCAACatcaaaaagatttttaataagaatattaaaaattccatcattaccaggagccttcatgtttttgagtttcctaatgattgacttaatttcatcaaaattcgtatcaataatgtcatcttgtgataacacttgagttgaaatatgatcatatttcagtgagacttcattttcaataggactcacaacgttcaaattaaaattgtggacactctcgaactgctgagcaagttttcgagctttttcgccatttgtaagaagtatttgatttccttacttgagagcaggaattggtttctgaggcttcttaagaaccttagaaagtttccagaaaggtttagaatatggtttaatgtgttcaacttctttagcgaaattttcatttcgcaaaacagtaaatctatgtttagttttttttgtgaatccttaactatgtttttcatagcaggatcacgagaacgttgatattgtcgtcgacgaacattcttcaaccgaatgagcagttgaagattgttatcgatgataggagaatttaatttagtttgagctttgggaactgaaagatttatagcttcgataatataatgattcaaattatcaattgctgtgtccgcagaattttctaaaatagtttcatgatccacatgtttttcaatgtgagatctgtaatccaaccaattagttctatgatagttgaatatagaactaattggattaattatagcttcgttggaaagtctgaatgttacaggaagatgatctgagtcaaagtccgcatgtgtaatcggttcactacaaatgtgactttgatctgttagaaccagatcaattgtaaacggggttttcacggaagagaagcaagtcggattactgggatgaagaactgtaaagtaaccaccagagagttgattatgaagtattttaccattacggttattttacctacaattccactggatatGCTTtgaatttaagtcccctattacgaaaagtttcgatcgatatcttgtaagtttttgcaaatcgcctttaaagaaatttaattgttcgccggtacattggaatggtaaatatgctccagcgatgaaataaattccatgaatggtttcaacttcgattcccaagctttcaataactttagtattgaaagaaggtaaaattcgatgtttaatttgccgttggacaaaaatggcaactccaccacccattccagttaacctgtcaaatcgatgaaccacataatgtggattgttttttaatttgatatttggtttaagaaaagtttctgtcacaatagcaatatgaattttgtgaactttgagaaaattataaaattcatcttcactcgatttcaaagatcgagcattccaatttaaaatattcaaataattatttaacatcactgttaaattttaaattcattataatattatttgcaaattgccatccgatttgaaatgcttgaaaaagtgatgaagtcgaattcattcggatgatcatttgaaaaagatgataattttattttccgttatatcgcctaaatcgacttcgtttaaagaagcgaatggcattcaaggaatattggtaggtagactgccattagaagaagatgatttggccgatctacctattaataaattgttttcgttagaagatgaactgcaaggcgtttctgtgttttgattatttacattagaagaattaagtggtagatttctacctgttacatgagcgtaactgacattagaagaagatgatgacgaggtcgattagaagacgaattggcaggcgtacctgttttttgttttaaatccgaagaaataagtgccttagaagtattaggcgtggcatttgtatgtaaatttaaggtcgttgatttgacttgttgtctgagCGAACGaacgtttaaaattttcccCCAACAGGACATTTTGTAACCTGCATAACAgattccaatatatgttttcttttgaaaccATCGATACTTACAATCATTAATTACTCCTTTCATGGATTTGCTTATTTATATTACTAATTATAAAAAGGGATTCCCACATTGAACTGAACTACCCTAAGCCTACattcaaaatcaaattaaaactgTTTCCAAATACCCCTCCCTGATGTCCAATCCTATGCCATTCCGACAGCAACCGTTAGCACCATCTAAGTGCGTTTCTCGTCGACCTGCACATTTCACGAGCGTCTTCCGAGTGACAGTTTCTACCCGGACTTCATTTGACTGAAAACAACCGACGAGGCACATGCAGAGGAGATTGATGGTAACTATTTCGAAGTGAAACGATTACATTTGTAAAGGTGATATTTCTTTAAAGGTGACTCGAAGAAACGCGTGTGGTCAAGTACGCCACTGTGCTTCCTGTGCGGCTGCCGGTTCCAGTTTGGAAGATAGTCTCGATCGATTTGTGTTTCACCGGGGTAGCAGTGTTTTTGACCGAGGACCAACTTTAAGAAAAAAAGTCCGGTCTACCAGTTCAGTTTGTGGAAGTGCCTCGAAGGCCAGAAGAAAAGCGTGTGGTCACTTACAAAACAGTGGATCCCGTTACGCTGTCGGTTCCAGTTTGGACGGTTACCTAGGAAGATCCCCACCAGTGCGGCGATTTATCGAAGAACGCcgtcgaaaaaaatttgttctggATCAGGTCCGTCGTCTAGTGAGTGCCATCGACCGCCATATTGGAGCGAACAATCACACACGAGGATATTCCGACGTCATCTCGATGTTCGTTGGTCCCGGTGTGTCGCTCTTGTGGACATACCAGAAAGACGGAGAAACAATCATACGTGTCGATATTCCGGTGAGATTGTAAAGATCAATCGGTCCACGTGTGCCATCTGTCGTAGGAAGATGACGAGACTGCCACGAGGTTCAGCTACGGTTTGACATTCCCACCATTTAAATCCCTAACCAACTCAACATAAATATGAATAAACTCCCATCTATCATGTGAATCAtccgttattttatatatataattagAATCAGTCCCTTCTGGGTTTTTCGGTCCGCTCAGAAAATATTGTATTCCTCCTGTGAGATAGTCCGCCCTGAGACGAATTTGGAAATTAAGTAAGAAATAACttacaatttcaaataattggatttatgatttccatcgcaatttgaacatgaaaatttatcagtggtttcattcattggacaaacgtctttcgaatgcgatttaccacaattcaaacaccgtatatgacaatttttggttccatggccgaagccttggcaacgacgacattgcgttaagtttgcaataccattatgccgtttataatgttcccaatgaattttaatgtgggaaatgagacttttacttccgggagaaaagtagaaagctcaatccggaatgctttgaagtcggaaataatcaccgtcactggtgttgttgtttcttcccagaacgggtATTTTGGAAGAatcttcttctatgtcgctacaatcggattcaggaagaatctcgtaaatattgttatacggcatagaatcaacggaagggaattccgtccgttgtcttttatttttacattcagattctataagatcgtgaatgttattagaaaaatgatgaataacggattgtgatttattccgtattgaattatttttagccttaggcttcttgcctttccggttggacgcaggcatttttgaaaagaatgaaattggaaattaaattaactaggctaaattagtcttcgattagactcctagtttggaaaagtcttgataaagactgattttgtggtagtcttaataaagactgattacttcgaagaatagttctttgaatagctagccttaaaaaatgctgaataatttcttagtcttgaaaaagcctgattatattaaaatatcactctttgtatagtcttgagaaaggctgactaattgttagtctttaaaaagactgttagtgattcaggtagccttgaaaaagactgaagccttgaatcaatgaaactctaggtaaccagaaaaatatttccaggagccaagagctatacgcctgcggtgcgaacgactggtCAACACCGACTGAGAAATACGgattattttcagtgattgagtgcagtgTAATACAGGCATTACCTATGGCTGGTTAGAAACCATAAGAACTTCTAATTTATTAATATAAGGGAGACATATTCGTGCAAGTTGTTTAAGACGGCTCAGACTAGTCAGTCATTTTATAACCAAACTAATAATTGACATTCTCGCATACAGCAAAATTGATCTTTCTTTGTTACAGACTaaaatctttggcatgatgACAACTCTTCATCTAGCTGATTCCAACTATACATCAATTTATATGAGAActaaaaaatattcaatatttatATGAGAACTgaataaatattcaaaaatcttttttatatggcattacaactggcttgtaagaggtTCACTAAAAATGT
This genomic window contains:
- the LOC131431571 gene encoding uncharacterized protein LOC131431571, producing the protein MQRRLMVTRRNACGQVRHCASCAAAGSSLEDSLDRFVFHRGSSVFDRGPTLRKKVRSTSSVCGSASKARRKACGHLQNSGSRYAVGSSLDGYLGRSPPVRRFIEERRRKKFVLDQVRRLVSAIDRHIGANNHTRGYSDVISMFVGPGVSLLWTYQKDGETIIRVDIPVRL